The proteins below are encoded in one region of Streptomyces sp. NBC_00344:
- the tpg gene encoding telomere-protecting terminal protein Tpg, whose translation MGIIGDSLDKAAANVFTRPIPKTAGAQIRFLVKHEKGSTRTVARRLGISQRTVERYLTGQIKKPRPDLAAKLAAEVRKNWQPVVRQRARKQAATATGITIETRARFGFTAAPGTTDDGRLRLITQHLPPVYADRLFRAKDTGSSEQDMQNIIAEGLQEVYFKDHGRRANDLLVEFTDIDYLETDYS comes from the coding sequence GTGGGCATCATCGGAGACAGCCTCGACAAGGCCGCAGCCAACGTCTTCACCCGCCCCATCCCGAAAACAGCCGGCGCGCAGATCCGGTTCCTCGTGAAGCACGAGAAAGGCTCCACCCGCACGGTCGCCCGCCGCCTGGGCATCTCCCAGCGCACCGTGGAGCGCTACCTCACCGGCCAGATCAAGAAGCCCCGCCCCGACCTCGCCGCCAAGCTCGCCGCTGAAGTCCGCAAGAACTGGCAGCCGGTGGTCCGCCAGCGCGCCCGCAAGCAAGCGGCGACCGCGACCGGCATCACGATCGAGACCCGGGCCCGATTCGGGTTCACCGCAGCGCCCGGAACGACGGACGACGGACGCCTCCGGCTGATTACCCAGCACCTCCCGCCCGTTTATGCCGACCGGCTCTTTCGAGCGAAAGACACCGGATCCAGTGAACAGGACATGCAGAACATCATTGCCGAAGGGCTGCAAGAGGTCTATTTCAAAGACCATGGCCGACGCGCGAATGATCTGCTCGTTGAATTCACCGACATCGATTACCTCGAAACCGACTATTCCTGA
- the dnaB gene encoding replicative DNA helicase, with product MVILVVNPSTRSFLHAPCRGHRSNHPSGWKQLIAAQPYDDTGRPAPAFDRVPPQDLDAEQCVVGAMLLSKDAIGEVIEIVTGADFYRPAHETVFTAVLGLYGRGEPADPITVAAELARRGDLSRIGGPSYLHALAQAVPTAGNAAYYADIVRDRARLRRLAEAGTAIANLGYSDGDPDELTDTAGALFNAAVAIDESSASFRPRERSAHLMDRLEARSRGEITKGVPTGFTDLDRLTNGLHGGQVIVIAARPAMGKSTLAVDFLRSATIKHGLTGALFSLEMSGDEVHERIVSADAKVAYHHLRSGNLTEDDWIRIGHSAQRLETADLHIFEDASLTVLQIKAHCRRLQQRGGLDIIVVDYLQLMQSSGRKAENRQVEVSEMSRQFKLLAKELNVPVVVLSQLNRGPEQRQDKKPAISDLRESGAIEQDADIVILLHREDAYEKESPRAGEADLIIGKHRGGPTSTITVAAQLHYSRFVDMAHT from the coding sequence CTGGTGATCTTGGTCGTGAACCCGTCTACCAGGAGCTTTCTTCATGCCCCCTGCCGGGGCCACCGGTCCAACCACCCCTCAGGTTGGAAACAGCTCATTGCTGCTCAGCCGTACGACGACACCGGCCGCCCCGCCCCGGCCTTTGACCGGGTGCCGCCGCAGGATCTCGATGCTGAGCAGTGCGTGGTCGGGGCGATGCTGCTGTCGAAGGACGCGATCGGTGAGGTCATCGAGATCGTCACCGGCGCGGACTTCTACCGGCCTGCTCACGAGACGGTCTTCACCGCCGTCCTGGGTCTCTACGGGCGCGGAGAGCCGGCCGACCCGATCACGGTGGCCGCCGAGCTGGCCCGCCGCGGCGACCTGTCGCGTATCGGCGGCCCGAGCTACCTTCACGCCCTGGCCCAGGCTGTGCCCACCGCCGGAAACGCCGCGTACTACGCGGACATCGTCCGCGACCGGGCCCGCCTGCGCCGGCTGGCCGAAGCGGGCACCGCCATCGCGAACCTCGGCTACAGCGACGGCGACCCAGACGAACTCACCGACACTGCCGGCGCCCTCTTCAACGCCGCTGTGGCCATCGACGAATCCAGTGCCAGCTTCCGCCCCCGCGAGCGCTCCGCCCACCTCATGGACCGTCTCGAGGCCCGCAGCCGCGGCGAGATCACCAAAGGCGTGCCCACCGGCTTCACCGATCTGGACCGCCTCACCAACGGCCTCCACGGCGGCCAGGTCATCGTGATCGCAGCCCGCCCCGCCATGGGCAAATCCACCCTCGCCGTGGACTTCCTGCGCTCCGCCACCATCAAGCACGGCCTGACCGGCGCCCTGTTCAGCCTCGAAATGAGCGGCGACGAAGTCCACGAGCGCATCGTGTCCGCCGACGCCAAAGTCGCCTACCACCACCTGCGCAGCGGCAACCTCACCGAAGACGACTGGATCCGCATCGGCCACAGCGCCCAGCGCCTGGAAACCGCCGACCTGCACATCTTCGAAGACGCCTCCCTGACCGTCCTGCAGATCAAGGCCCACTGCCGCCGCCTCCAGCAGCGCGGCGGCCTGGACATCATCGTCGTGGACTACCTCCAGCTCATGCAGTCCAGCGGCCGCAAAGCCGAGAACCGACAGGTCGAAGTCTCCGAGATGAGCCGCCAGTTCAAACTCCTCGCCAAGGAACTCAACGTGCCCGTCGTGGTCCTCTCCCAGCTCAACCGCGGCCCCGAGCAGCGCCAGGACAAAAAACCGGCGATCTCCGACCTGCGGGAATCCGGCGCCATCGAACAAGACGCCGACATCGTGATCCTCCTGCACCGCGAAGACGCCTACGAGAAAGAGTCACCACGCGCGGGCGAAGCCGACCTGATCATCGGAAAACACCGGGGCGGGCCCACGTCAACGATCACCGTCGCCGCGCAACTCCACTACAGCCGGTTCGTCGACATGGCACACACCTGA